Part of the Roseobacter litoralis Och 149 genome, ATCCGCCATGGCTGGGCGTGCCCGTCCCCGGCGCGATGGAGGGGCAGAATGCATCAATATCAATCGTGATGTAGACAGGCACCCCGGCGGGCACGCTATCAAGCAGCTTTTCAAGCCCCATCTTGCGCGCCTGACGCACCGATATGATCTGCGAGCCCATGGCGCGGGCATCTGCGTATCCTTCGCGTGCGGTCGAGCTGACATTGCGAATGCCAACTTGCGTTAACCCGCTGACATAGCTCTGTTCGGCGGCACGGCGCATCGGATTGCCATGCCCGTGGCGCACCCCGTGGCGCTCATCGACAAAATCCAGATGCGCATCAATCTGCAGGATATGAAATGCCCCGCAGCTGTATTCCGGCCCGTTATAGGCCCGAATGCAGGGGATGTTGATGGAATGATCCCCGCCGATCACCACAGGCAGCGCGCCTGCGCGCAGGGCGGCCCGCACGCCGGTTTCGATGTTTTCATGGCTTTTTTCGGTTGCGGTATGCACGATATCCGCATCGCCCATATCGACGATCCTGATATCGGCAGGCAGATAGGTCGCATCATCCTCGTGATCATAAGCGCCTGCGTGACCAAAGCTGAACAGAGTGGACGCCTCACGCACACCGCGCGGGCCAAACCGTGCCCCGGCCCGCCATTGGGTGCCGCCATCAAAGGGCGCACCAAAGACGGCAACATCAGCGTCCAGTGTATCCCAGTCGGCCACGTAGGGGCGCTTGCCAAATGTTGAGATGCCCACAAAAGGTAAATCCAGCCTGCCGCTCGCGTAACTATGATCTGTCATGGTGTCCGTCCTATTGTCTTCAGGGCTAGCATTGCCCTGCGCTGGACCGCTTGGCAATCATCACACAGTGCCGCATGGACAATTTTGCCCCTTTTAATTTCGCGGGACCCATGAAATAGGAAACTGCCAAATGAACTGCTCCGATTGCGAGGTATGCCATGGAGATTCGTGAGGCTCTGACCTTTGATGATGTGTTGCTGGTGCCCGGTGCGTCTTCTGTGCTGCCATCGACTGCAGACACCCGGACGCGCGTCACGCGCACGATTGCGATGAACATCCCGCTGCTCAGCTCCGCCATGGATACGGTGACCGAGGCGCGCATGGCGATAGCGATGGCGCAGGCGGGCGGAATTGGTGTTGTCCACCGCAACCTGACCATCGAGGAGCAGGCGCAGGAAGTGCGGCGCGTCAAAAGGTTCGAGAGCGGGATTGTCTATAACCCGATCACTCTGCGCCCCGAGCAAACGCTTGCCGATGCCAAGGCCCTGCAGGATAGATACCGGGTCACCGGTTTTCCCGTGGTCGATGAGAAGGGGCGCGTTTTGGGCATTGTCACAAATCGCGACATGCGGTTTGCCAGTGATGACCGCACGCCCGTGTCCGTGATGATGTCGGGCGAAAACCTCGCCATCCTGCAGGAACCCGCCGACCGGGATGAGGCGATCAGCCTGATGAAAGCGCGGCGCATTGAAAAACTGCTGGTGACCGATGGGAATGGCAAGCTGACGGGGTTGCTTACCCTGAAAGATACCGAACAGGCGGTGCTCAATCCCACGGCCTGCAAGGATGAACTTGGCCGCTTGCGTGTCGCGGCGGCCACCACGGTGGGGGATGCAGGGTTTGAACGCTCTGCGGCGCTGGTTGATGCGGGTGCGGATATGATCGTGATCGACACCGCGCATGGTCATTCTGAGGGTGTCGCTGCCGCGGTCCGGCGCGCCAAAAGCCTCAGCAACGAAGTACAGATCGTAGCGGGCAATGTCGCCACAGGCGAGGCAACCCGCGCGCTGATCGATGCGGGTGCCGATGCGGTCAAAGTTGGCATCGGTCCGGGGTCTATCTGCACCACGCGCATGGTCGCGGGTGTCGGTGTGCCACAGCTTACGGCCATCGTTGACTGCGCGGCTGCGGCGGGTGACGTCCCGGTCATCGCGGACGGGGGGATCAAGTTTTCGGGCGATTTCGCCAAGGCGATTGCGGCAGGGGCTTCCTGCGCCATGGTCGGCAGCATGATCGCGGGCACCGACGAAAGCCCCGGTGAGGTGATCCTCTATCAGGGGCGCAGCTTCAAAAGCTATCGCGGGATGGGCAGCCTTGGCGCCATGGCCAGCGGGTCAGCGGACCGGTATTTCCAGAAAGACGCCGCAAGCGACAAACTCGTACCCGAAGGGATCGAGGGGCAGGTGGCTTACAAAGGGTCAGCGGGTGCCGTCATCCACCAACTCGTGGGTGGGTTGCGCGCTGCGATGGGCTACACTGGCTGTGCAACCGTGGATGAAATGCGCACCAACTGCAAATTCGTCAAGATTACAGGTGCGGGGCTGAAGGAAAGCCATGTGCATGACGTTCAGATCACACGTGAAAGTCCGAATTATCGGGTCGGATGACCAAATACTGCCCGTCCGCCTGACCTGAAAGAGAGACCGCCATGACACCCGCCGCGCGCATCGCTGCCGCCATCGAGATATTGGATGCTGTATCGCAAGGGCGCGCAGCTGAGCAGGCGTTAACGCGATGGGCGCGACAAAGCCGTTTTGCCGGGTCCAAGGATCGCGCGGCGGTGCGGGACCATGTCTTTGACGTGCTGCGCCTCAAGGATACGGTTGCGGCCCTTGGGGGCGGTGTGTCGGGCCGGGCGTTGATGCTTGGACTGCTGCGGTACAACGGCCTTGACCCTTCTGAGTTTTTCAACGCGCAGGGCTATGCCCCGGACCCGTTGTCCGATGAGGAACAAAGCCGGGGGACAGATCGGGATACAGCATGCGCGCTGTGGAACCTGCCAGAGTGGCTTGTGCCTGAGTTTGAGCGCAGTTTAGGGGCAGAGGCTGGCGCCGTGGCCGCGGCATTGACGCACCGCGGACCTGTGAGCTTGCGGGTCAACTTGAAAGAGGCGGATGTAGCAACCGCGATGCAAAACCTTCAAAGTGACGGCGTGGTGACAACTGCGAACCCTGTTGCGCAAACCGCTTTGACGGTGATTGAGGGCGCGAGACGGGTGAGGAACACGACGGCCTATCTGACGGGTCAGGTTGAATTGCAGGACGCCGCCTCGCAAGCCGTGATCGACGCATTGCCACAAGCGCTGACGTGTCTGGATTACTGCGCGGGCGGGGGCGGCAAGGCGCTGGCCATGGCGGCGCAACCCAACCGTCGGGTTTACGCACATGACAGTGATCCTGCCCGCATGCGGGATCTTTCCCCCCGCGCCGAGCGCGCGGGTGTCGGGATACAGGAACTTTCGACAGACCAATTGCGCACCCATATGCCGTTCGATCTGGTGCTGTGTGATGCGCCATGCTCGGGCAGTGGCGCATGGCGGCGCAGTCCTGAGGCAAAGTGGAGTTTTACCGCAGCGCGCCTTGAAGAACTTCAGGCGATCCAGCAGGACATTCTGCAACAGGCGGCGGTGCTTTTGAGCGAGAATGGCTGGCTCATTTATGCCACATGTTCAGTGCTCAAAGCTGAAAACGAAGATCAGGTAGAGACGTTTCTATCTAGGAACCCAGACTGGCAGTGCCGCTACCAAAGACGCTGGCCGCTATCGGAAAACTGTGATGGGTTCTACACGGCACACTTGACGCGCGGATAATTGCTGCAATACTCAACCTTAACGAGCACACCTGATCGTGGTTAAGTCGGGATTAACTCCTAGGGCGCTTTGATGACGGTGCGATTCGATCTAGGAGCGAGCGATTGTCCACAGGTGCCATACTTCCATCAAAACTGACCCAATTTGCGCTTGGTGCACAAAACAGATTTGGCGGCATAATGGTCGTCGCGGGCGTGCTTGCTGTTGTGGGCCTCGCAGCGCCACATGAGATTTTGCAGAAATCGTTTTATGCTGCCGCTGCCGCATTGGCTGTTTTGTGCATGATGCTGTTTGGGTTGGTGGGCGTTCATGTGAAACGTCAAAAAGCCACCCTGGCCACGCTATCCGATTTCATTGACAAGGATGCCGTCCCCAGTTTTCTGGCGCAGGCCGATGGGGCGATCCTGTCAAGCAATCAGGCCGCACGCACCCGGTTTCAGGCACAGGCAAGTGACACGCTTGCCGGTGCACTTGATAGAACGGTTGCGGATCCGGCGGGCATCCTGTTTCGCCTTCAGGCACGCGCAGACACCGAGGGATTTGCGCAAGAGGAGCTTGTGACCCGCAAGGGTCATATTCGTGTCGGCGTCAATAAACCCGGTTCAGATACCTATGTCTGGCGTGTTGAGGACGTTGTGGTGGCCGCAACCCAGCAC contains:
- the guaB gene encoding IMP dehydrogenase, giving the protein MEIREALTFDDVLLVPGASSVLPSTADTRTRVTRTIAMNIPLLSSAMDTVTEARMAIAMAQAGGIGVVHRNLTIEEQAQEVRRVKRFESGIVYNPITLRPEQTLADAKALQDRYRVTGFPVVDEKGRVLGIVTNRDMRFASDDRTPVSVMMSGENLAILQEPADRDEAISLMKARRIEKLLVTDGNGKLTGLLTLKDTEQAVLNPTACKDELGRLRVAAATTVGDAGFERSAALVDAGADMIVIDTAHGHSEGVAAAVRRAKSLSNEVQIVAGNVATGEATRALIDAGADAVKVGIGPGSICTTRMVAGVGVPQLTAIVDCAAAAGDVPVIADGGIKFSGDFAKAIAAGASCAMVGSMIAGTDESPGEVILYQGRSFKSYRGMGSLGAMASGSADRYFQKDAASDKLVPEGIEGQVAYKGSAGAVIHQLVGGLRAAMGYTGCATVDEMRTNCKFVKITGAGLKESHVHDVQITRESPNYRVG
- the speB gene encoding agmatinase, which encodes MTDHSYASGRLDLPFVGISTFGKRPYVADWDTLDADVAVFGAPFDGGTQWRAGARFGPRGVREASTLFSFGHAGAYDHEDDATYLPADIRIVDMGDADIVHTATEKSHENIETGVRAALRAGALPVVIGGDHSINIPCIRAYNGPEYSCGAFHILQIDAHLDFVDERHGVRHGHGNPMRRAAEQSYVSGLTQVGIRNVSSTAREGYADARAMGSQIISVRQARKMGLEKLLDSVPAGVPVYITIDIDAFCPSIAPGTGTPSHGGFLYYEVLELLQGVAGRNPIIGLDLVEVAPDYDPTGCTSILAAQLLLNTIGFIFHARGQSPTLVP
- a CDS encoding RsmB/NOP family class I SAM-dependent RNA methyltransferase, producing MTPAARIAAAIEILDAVSQGRAAEQALTRWARQSRFAGSKDRAAVRDHVFDVLRLKDTVAALGGGVSGRALMLGLLRYNGLDPSEFFNAQGYAPDPLSDEEQSRGTDRDTACALWNLPEWLVPEFERSLGAEAGAVAAALTHRGPVSLRVNLKEADVATAMQNLQSDGVVTTANPVAQTALTVIEGARRVRNTTAYLTGQVELQDAASQAVIDALPQALTCLDYCAGGGGKALAMAAQPNRRVYAHDSDPARMRDLSPRAERAGVGIQELSTDQLRTHMPFDLVLCDAPCSGSGAWRRSPEAKWSFTAARLEELQAIQQDILQQAAVLLSENGWLIYATCSVLKAENEDQVETFLSRNPDWQCRYQRRWPLSENCDGFYTAHLTRG